A genomic stretch from Flavobacterium humidisoli includes:
- the gcvH gene encoding glycine cleavage system protein GcvH has product MSIPANLKYTKDHEWVSIEGDVATVGITHFAQKELGDIVYVEVETLDQTLSKDEVFGTVEAVKTVSDLFLPLTGEIIAFNEDLESAPETVNSDPYGAGWMIKIKIADASEIDTLLSDQAYKELIGA; this is encoded by the coding sequence ATGAGCATACCAGCAAATTTAAAGTACACAAAAGATCACGAATGGGTTAGCATCGAAGGAGATGTTGCAACTGTAGGAATTACTCATTTTGCACAAAAAGAGTTAGGAGATATCGTGTATGTTGAGGTAGAAACTTTAGATCAGACACTTTCAAAAGATGAAGTTTTTGGAACTGTTGAGGCTGTAAAAACAGTTTCTGATTTATTTTTACCATTAACAGGTGAGATCATTGCTTTTAATGAAGACTTAGAAAGTGCTCCAGAAACTGTAAATTCAGATCCTTATGGAGCTGGATGGATGATTAAAATAAAAATTGCTGATGCTTCAGAAATTGACACTTTATTATCTGATCAAGCTTATAAAGAATTAATCGGTGCCTAA
- a CDS encoding VanZ family protein — protein sequence MPKQLLLIWAIICSGIITYFCLTDSSNIPAINFPSIDKIVHFCFHFGFTISWILFFKKELKGKDADDYKAYLISFIFSVFFGITIEILQSALTVTRASDVTDVLANALGAVVAVFSAIAFKRQIDKI from the coding sequence GTGCCTAAACAACTATTGTTAATTTGGGCAATTATCTGCTCTGGAATCATTACTTATTTTTGTCTTACAGATTCTAGCAATATACCGGCGATTAATTTTCCAAGCATTGATAAAATTGTACATTTCTGTTTTCATTTTGGATTTACAATTTCATGGATTTTGTTTTTCAAAAAAGAACTAAAAGGAAAAGATGCAGACGATTATAAGGCTTATTTGATCTCATTTATATTTTCTGTTTTCTTTGGAATTACAATCGAAATTCTCCAAAGCGCTCTTACAGTAACAAGAGCTTCAGATGTTACAGATGTTTTAGCAAATGCACTTGGAGCAGTTGTGGCAGTTTTTTCTGCAATAGCTTTTAAAAGGCAAATCGATAAAATATAA
- the deoC gene encoding deoxyribose-phosphate aldolase has protein sequence MNVKQYLDSTYLKTASQAGLSEAENTVVIKNAIKEAIQEGFKLIMIRPEYVSLAKNMVVEANSVLLVGTVIDFPEGKSSLEIKIKEANEAIANGADDLDFVCNYEAFKNGDLDLVKKEILIGTQIGLANDKTVKWIIEVAALTDKEIIQLSALIKHVVVSNFKEEDFDSVFVKSSTGFYKTENDLPNGATVPAIIMMLENASPLSVKAAGGVRSFEEAAEMIRLGVKRIGTSAAKAIVNGEISPNQY, from the coding sequence ATGAATGTAAAGCAATATTTAGACTCCACTTATTTGAAAACTGCATCGCAAGCTGGTCTTTCGGAAGCAGAAAATACTGTTGTAATCAAAAATGCAATTAAGGAAGCAATTCAAGAAGGTTTTAAGCTAATTATGATTCGTCCAGAATATGTTTCTTTGGCAAAAAACATGGTTGTTGAGGCCAATTCGGTTTTGTTGGTTGGAACTGTAATTGATTTTCCAGAAGGAAAGTCAAGTTTGGAAATCAAAATTAAAGAAGCAAACGAAGCAATTGCAAATGGAGCCGACGATTTAGATTTTGTTTGTAATTATGAAGCGTTCAAAAATGGAGATCTTGATTTGGTTAAAAAAGAAATCTTAATTGGAACGCAGATTGGGTTGGCAAATGATAAAACAGTAAAATGGATTATTGAAGTTGCAGCCTTAACAGATAAAGAAATTATTCAGTTATCTGCTTTAATAAAACATGTTGTAGTGTCTAATTTTAAAGAAGAAGATTTTGATTCTGTCTTTGTGAAATCCTCTACAGGTTTTTATAAAACAGAGAATGATCTTCCAAATGGAGCAACAGTTCCAGCAATAATTATGATGCTCGAAAATGCTTCGCCGCTTTCAGTAAAGGCAGCTGGTGGAGTCCGTTCATTTGAAGAAGCTGCAGAAATGATTCGTTTAGGAGTAAAACGTATTGGAACTTCAGCGGCAAAAGCAATTGTAAACGGAGAAATTTCCCCAAATCAATATTAA
- a CDS encoding energy transducer TonB: MNKFFLSLVLISSFFIVSAQQNGNSSVQPGFAAEMFPVFPNCENLEGKKLENCFYKEVQDFVFSNFQVPQKLKENNYKGVVKVLFEVNAEGEFKVIYVSAETEELSEEAKRVFGAFPKIKPSTYNGKPTYSKYTISIDIPLKSASQLATEAQAAAEILKPAEKPMTELDSIVYKKYNNPEFDSHLNIPFSHSYYAQFDAEMNQVGINNHTASKPYTYAEVSKYYNLRAVNESLQKKTSTWLGRKWWNENLVQIQGEDYWFALNPIVDLQMGKASDLDASYTYVNTRALNFRGGLGKQINFTTTFFESQGRFAGYFNDYAESIKPSGGNPAIIPGIGIAKGFKTDAYDFPLAEANITFAPGKIFDFQLGYGRNFIGDGYRSLLESDGASPYPYFKINTKFWKIKYTNTYMWMKDVRPEVTAEKTYATKFMANHYLSWNVSNRLNLGFFESVVWTDTNNRGFDANFVNPIIFYRAVEFGSSSRSGNALLGITGKYKWNNSINLYSQFLIDEFSVSDVGAGNQSWKNKFGFQFGAKYFNAFNVKDLLLQVELNSVRPYVYSHSAVITNYGHNNQSVGHQWGGNFKELIAIARYHKGRWLADAKLTVGTRGLDFDTAEDSYNYGGNIYKSYDVKRPYDTGVKIGQGNKTSVFIADVQGGYLINPMTNLKLFGSLIYRNFDPTQETATTFKQSTTWFSVGLRSDIFNWYFDY; this comes from the coding sequence GTGAATAAGTTTTTTTTGTCCCTTGTTTTAATTTCTTCGTTCTTTATTGTCTCTGCTCAGCAAAATGGTAATTCTTCTGTTCAGCCAGGTTTTGCGGCAGAAATGTTTCCAGTTTTTCCTAACTGCGAAAATTTAGAAGGCAAAAAATTAGAAAATTGTTTTTATAAAGAAGTTCAAGATTTTGTGTTTAGCAATTTTCAAGTTCCTCAAAAATTAAAAGAAAACAATTATAAAGGAGTGGTAAAAGTACTTTTTGAGGTAAATGCAGAAGGCGAATTTAAAGTAATTTATGTTTCTGCAGAAACTGAAGAATTGTCTGAAGAAGCAAAAAGAGTTTTTGGTGCATTTCCAAAAATAAAACCTTCAACTTACAACGGAAAACCAACATATTCTAAATATACGATTTCTATTGATATACCGCTAAAAAGTGCATCACAGCTTGCAACAGAAGCTCAAGCAGCAGCGGAAATTTTAAAGCCTGCAGAAAAACCAATGACAGAATTGGATAGTATTGTATATAAAAAATACAATAATCCAGAATTTGATAGTCATTTAAATATTCCTTTTTCACATAGTTATTATGCGCAGTTTGATGCAGAAATGAATCAAGTTGGGATTAATAATCATACAGCATCTAAGCCCTATACTTACGCAGAGGTTTCAAAGTATTATAATTTGAGAGCGGTAAATGAATCGTTGCAGAAAAAAACATCGACTTGGCTGGGAAGAAAATGGTGGAATGAAAATCTAGTGCAGATTCAAGGAGAAGATTATTGGTTTGCCTTAAATCCGATTGTAGATTTGCAAATGGGTAAGGCTTCAGATCTTGATGCATCTTATACTTATGTGAATACTAGAGCGCTAAACTTTAGAGGAGGTTTGGGGAAACAAATTAATTTTACTACGACATTTTTTGAAAGTCAAGGAAGATTTGCAGGATATTTTAACGATTATGCAGAATCTATTAAACCATCGGGAGGAAATCCGGCAATAATTCCGGGGATTGGAATTGCAAAAGGATTCAAAACGGATGCTTATGATTTTCCTTTAGCGGAAGCGAATATCACTTTCGCACCAGGAAAAATATTTGATTTTCAATTGGGTTATGGAAGAAATTTTATAGGTGACGGTTATCGTTCTTTGTTGGAAAGCGATGGAGCGAGTCCGTACCCATACTTTAAAATCAACACCAAATTCTGGAAAATTAAATATACCAATACGTACATGTGGATGAAAGATGTTCGTCCAGAAGTAACAGCCGAAAAGACGTATGCGACAAAATTTATGGCCAATCATTATTTGAGTTGGAATGTTTCAAATAGATTAAACTTAGGTTTTTTTGAATCTGTAGTTTGGACAGACACCAACAACAGAGGATTTGATGCTAATTTTGTTAATCCGATTATTTTTTACCGTGCGGTAGAATTCGGATCTTCATCTAGAAGCGGAAATGCGCTTTTAGGGATTACGGGTAAATACAAATGGAATAATAGTATAAATCTTTATTCACAATTCTTGATCGATGAATTTTCTGTTTCAGATGTTGGAGCGGGAAATCAAAGCTGGAAAAACAAATTTGGATTTCAATTTGGAGCAAAATACTTCAATGCATTTAATGTAAAAGATCTTTTACTGCAGGTTGAATTGAATAGTGTTCGTCCTTATGTGTACTCGCATAGCGCTGTTATTACCAATTATGGACATAATAATCAAAGTGTTGGGCACCAATGGGGCGGAAATTTTAAAGAACTTATTGCAATTGCGAGATACCACAAAGGGCGTTGGCTTGCCGATGCAAAATTAACAGTTGGTACAAGAGGTTTAGATTTTGATACTGCAGAAGACTCTTATAATTATGGAGGAAATATTTATAAAAGTTATGATGTGAAACGTCCGTATGATACGGGTGTGAAAATCGGACAGGGTAATAAAACCAGTGTTTTTATTGCAGATGTTCAAGGAGGGTATTTAATTAATCCAATGACAAACTTGAAATTATTTGGAAGTTTAATCTATAGAAATTTTGATCCGACTCAAGAAACAGCAACAACTTTTAAGCAAAGTACTACTTGGTTTAGTGTCGGATTACGTTCGGATATTTTTAATTGGTATTTTGATTACTAG
- the cyoE gene encoding heme o synthase → MNAAKNTLSLKSIFLDFKEITKAGLAISVLFSSIAGYLLGVDSEHPFRWSVLAVLAVGGYCMVGASNAFNQVIEKDIDSLMDRTKNRPVPSGRMSPKVALLVASLLTIIGVALLYTINAKSAMFAAISIFLYTSVYTPLKTVTSLSVFVGAFPGAIPFMLGWVAATGEFGIEAGTLFLIQFFWQFPHFWAIGWFLYEDYEKAGIFMLPTGKKDKGTALQIILYTIWLIIASLLPVLGFTGQLFISQIAAVLVFLLGIWMLFYAVRLYKLRTAKAARTLMLVSVSYISLLQIVFIVDKFLR, encoded by the coding sequence TTGAACGCTGCAAAAAACACATTATCACTCAAATCAATATTTCTAGATTTTAAAGAGATTACTAAAGCTGGTTTAGCTATTAGTGTATTGTTTTCTTCTATTGCTGGATATTTGTTAGGAGTAGATTCTGAACATCCTTTTAGATGGAGTGTTTTGGCTGTTTTGGCAGTTGGAGGTTACTGTATGGTCGGAGCTTCAAATGCTTTTAACCAAGTAATAGAAAAAGATATCGATTCTTTAATGGATCGCACCAAAAACCGTCCAGTTCCTTCAGGACGTATGTCTCCTAAAGTGGCTTTATTAGTAGCGAGTTTGCTTACTATTATTGGTGTTGCACTTCTTTATACGATAAATGCAAAGTCAGCAATGTTTGCTGCAATTTCTATATTTCTTTATACAAGTGTTTATACACCATTAAAAACAGTAACTTCGTTGTCTGTTTTTGTTGGTGCATTTCCTGGAGCGATTCCATTTATGTTGGGCTGGGTAGCAGCAACTGGTGAATTTGGTATTGAGGCAGGTACTTTATTCTTAATTCAATTTTTTTGGCAATTCCCTCATTTTTGGGCTATCGGATGGTTTTTATACGAAGATTATGAGAAAGCAGGAATATTTATGCTTCCGACAGGTAAAAAAGATAAAGGAACAGCTTTACAGATAATATTGTATACAATTTGGCTTATAATAGCATCGTTATTACCTGTGTTAGGTTTTACAGGTCAGTTGTTTATTTCTCAAATTGCGGCAGTTTTAGTGTTTCTATTAGGGATTTGGATGCTTTTTTATGCGGTTCGTCTGTATAAGTTAAGAACTGCAAAGGCAGCGAGAACATTAATGCTAGTGAGTGTTTCTTATATTTCACTTTTGCAAATTGTATTTATAGTAGATAAATTTTTAAGATAG
- a CDS encoding cytochrome c oxidase subunit 3 translates to MEMTLKTNEEQVRKSKSAKLILLFAMVSMTMMFAGLTSAFVVSKSRADWLKNFELPSAFYWSTAVIIACSVTFYLAKKAIQKDNRSAVTGLLLGTLALGVLFVVLQFKGFGQIVSEGYYFTGEGSSITTTFLYVVTVTHLLHLAGGLISLLIIIYNHFKQKYNSTQTLGIELGAMYWHFLDLLWVYLFLFLYFFK, encoded by the coding sequence ATGGAAATGACATTGAAAACAAATGAAGAACAAGTAAGGAAATCAAAATCAGCAAAACTGATTCTGCTTTTCGCGATGGTTAGTATGACTATGATGTTTGCTGGTTTAACGAGTGCATTTGTAGTTAGTAAATCAAGAGCAGACTGGTTGAAGAATTTTGAGCTTCCTTCAGCTTTCTATTGGAGCACAGCAGTAATTATTGCATGTAGTGTTACTTTTTATTTGGCGAAAAAAGCCATCCAAAAAGACAATAGAAGTGCGGTTACAGGATTACTTCTTGGAACTTTAGCTTTAGGGGTTTTATTTGTGGTATTACAATTCAAAGGATTTGGACAAATCGTTTCAGAAGGGTATTACTTTACTGGAGAAGGTAGTTCAATTACTACAACTTTTCTTTATGTGGTAACAGTTACACACCTGTTGCACTTAGCTGGCGGATTAATTTCACTTTTAATTATAATTTATAATCATTTTAAACAAAAATACAATTCGACTCAAACTCTTGGGATAGAGCTAGGTGCGATGTATTGGCACTTTTTGGATTTATTATGGGTATATTTATTTTTATTTTTATATTTCTTTAAATAA
- a CDS encoding cytochrome c oxidase subunit 3 has protein sequence MGATVTTANNDEKTWGGGHNEPLGASYGKMMMWFFIVSDALTFSGFLGAYGFSRFKFIETWPLADEVFTHFPFMHGVAAPMYYVALMTFILIFSSVTMVLAVDAGHQLKKTKVAIYMFLTIIGGLIFVGSQAWEWKNFIKGEYGAVETVGGSLLQFVDKDGKRVALADFAVKLPEQREALTRSHSTWFMEDAQSLPTYTVAEVQAGFKAHPEILIRTEKLTDKKKKTVLSREESEKHLANAKYVVEGANLIRNEYGNKLFADFFFFITGFHGFHVFSGVIINIIIFFNVLLGTYEKRRSYEMVEKVGLYWHFVDLVWVFVFTVFYLV, from the coding sequence ATGGGAGCGACAGTTACTACTGCAAACAACGACGAAAAAACTTGGGGAGGCGGTCACAATGAGCCTTTAGGAGCAAGTTATGGTAAAATGATGATGTGGTTTTTTATCGTATCAGATGCCTTAACATTCTCTGGATTTCTAGGAGCTTATGGTTTTTCTAGATTCAAATTTATTGAAACTTGGCCTTTGGCTGATGAAGTGTTCACTCACTTCCCATTTATGCATGGTGTTGCGGCTCCAATGTATTATGTAGCATTAATGACTTTTATTTTGATCTTTTCTTCTGTAACAATGGTACTAGCTGTTGATGCAGGACACCAATTGAAAAAGACAAAAGTTGCAATCTATATGTTCTTAACTATTATTGGAGGTTTAATTTTCGTTGGTTCTCAAGCTTGGGAATGGAAAAACTTCATTAAAGGAGAATATGGTGCGGTTGAAACAGTTGGAGGAAGTTTGCTTCAATTTGTGGATAAAGATGGTAAAAGAGTAGCTTTAGCTGATTTTGCTGTTAAATTGCCAGAACAAAGAGAAGCTTTAACAAGAAGCCATTCAACTTGGTTTATGGAAGACGCTCAGTCTCTTCCAACTTACACAGTTGCTGAAGTGCAAGCTGGATTTAAAGCGCATCCAGAAATCTTAATCAGAACAGAAAAACTTACAGATAAAAAGAAAAAGACTGTTTTATCAAGAGAAGAATCTGAAAAACATTTAGCTAACGCTAAATATGTAGTAGAAGGTGCTAACTTGATTAGAAACGAGTACGGTAATAAATTATTTGCTGATTTCTTCTTCTTTATTACAGGTTTCCACGGATTCCACGTATTCTCTGGAGTTATTATTAATATCATTATTTTCTTTAATGTATTATTAGGTACTTACGAGAAGAGAAGAAGCTACGAAATGGTAGAAAAAGTTGGTTTATATTGGCACTTCGTAGATTTAGTTTGGGTATTTGTATTTACAGTTTTCTACCTAGTTTAA
- a CDS encoding cytochrome C oxidase subunit IV family protein, whose product MSHEHVSNTKRIWFVFALLSVVTTVEVILGIYKPASLEFTHFIGLNLLNWIFYILTIFKAYYIVWAFMHMEGEKSSLRWSVVSPVIFLVLYLLFILLTEGHYIYGVFKDSTIKWNF is encoded by the coding sequence ATGTCACACGAGCACGTATCAAATACAAAAAGAATCTGGTTTGTTTTCGCATTACTTTCAGTAGTAACTACAGTTGAAGTTATTTTGGGTATCTACAAACCTGCGTCATTAGAATTTACTCATTTTATTGGTTTGAATTTGTTAAACTGGATTTTCTATATCCTTACAATATTCAAAGCATATTATATTGTATGGGCATTTATGCACATGGAAGGTGAAAAAAGCAGCCTTAGATGGTCTGTAGTTTCTCCTGTTATCTTCCTAGTTTTATATTTATTGTTTATTCTATTGACAGAAGGACATTATATTTATGGGGTTTTTAAAGATTCTACTATTAAATGGAATTTTTAA
- a CDS encoding SCO family protein: MFKNKSYIGISFVILIFGIYAIPKIVDRVKNGDVVKGNRLDNVETKSSKDGKLLTIGPAPKFELTNQDNVKISNESYKGKVYVLEFFFTTCPSICPKMNMSMLEIEKTFFGNPNFGIVSITIDPKHDTPQVLKDHAKLLGVKSSNWNFLTGDRSVIMDLSNKGFNLYAGENDKVSGGFEHSGLFALIDKDGNIRCRKDEFGNPNIYYDGLDKKGVRDIQQDIKILLEE, translated from the coding sequence ATGTTTAAGAACAAATCATATATCGGAATCTCTTTTGTGATTCTAATTTTTGGGATCTATGCTATTCCTAAAATTGTCGATCGAGTTAAAAACGGTGACGTTGTAAAAGGAAACCGTTTGGATAATGTTGAGACTAAATCTTCAAAAGATGGTAAGCTTTTGACAATTGGACCAGCTCCAAAATTCGAATTGACAAATCAAGACAATGTGAAGATTTCGAATGAAAGTTATAAAGGAAAAGTGTATGTTTTGGAATTCTTCTTTACAACTTGTCCTTCAATTTGTCCAAAGATGAACATGAGCATGCTGGAGATTGAAAAAACTTTTTTCGGGAATCCGAACTTTGGAATTGTTTCTATTACAATCGATCCGAAACATGATACTCCACAAGTTTTGAAAGACCATGCTAAATTGTTAGGTGTAAAATCTTCAAACTGGAATTTCCTAACTGGAGACAGAAGCGTAATTATGGATTTGTCTAATAAAGGATTTAATCTTTATGCAGGAGAAAATGATAAAGTAAGCGGTGGATTTGAGCATTCTGGTCTGTTTGCTTTAATTGATAAAGATGGAAACATTCGTTGTAGAAAAGACGAATTCGGAAATCCGAATATTTATTATGATGGTTTAGATAAAAAAGGGGTTAGAGATATTCAGCAAG